In one window of Paenarthrobacter nicotinovorans DNA:
- a CDS encoding aspartate/glutamate racemase family protein produces the protein MGTDSHAPRDKTVLLINPNTNSNTTAMMVNLAAETLASHGLRVTGITAAAGPSMIVDPESLAESAEHVREAAHGYLSGPDGGRVAAVIVAAIGDPGREQLDRELEIPVVGIGQGSLHAAAHHPDGHLRRFAMATSTPLLVEALGKLVAAHGFQESFAGVRLTESEPLVLAADPERQYRELAHAVSAASEMDGADAVIIAGGPLSATARRLAESTSVAIIQPVPSACRLLLTLLAKDS, from the coding sequence ATGGGCACTGACAGTCACGCACCGAGAGACAAAACAGTCCTGCTGATCAATCCGAACACCAACAGCAACACCACCGCCATGATGGTGAACCTCGCCGCGGAGACTCTCGCGTCACACGGCCTCCGGGTCACCGGAATCACCGCAGCCGCCGGCCCCTCCATGATCGTGGACCCGGAGAGTCTGGCCGAGTCCGCGGAACACGTCAGGGAAGCAGCCCACGGCTACCTTTCAGGACCCGACGGCGGCAGGGTCGCCGCAGTGATCGTGGCGGCAATCGGCGATCCCGGGCGTGAGCAACTGGACCGAGAGCTGGAGATTCCCGTGGTCGGGATCGGGCAGGGTTCCCTCCATGCCGCCGCCCACCACCCCGACGGGCACCTTCGCCGTTTCGCCATGGCAACGAGCACACCGTTGCTGGTGGAGGCACTGGGCAAACTGGTAGCAGCCCACGGGTTCCAAGAGTCCTTTGCCGGTGTTCGCTTGACGGAGTCCGAGCCCCTGGTCCTGGCGGCCGACCCCGAAAGACAGTACCGGGAACTGGCCCATGCTGTGTCTGCGGCATCGGAAATGGATGGTGCGGACGCAGTGATCATCGCCGGTGGCCCGCTCAGTGCCACCGCCCGGCGACTTGCCGAGTCCACCTCCGTCGCCATCATCCAACCGGTGCCCAGCGCCTGCCGGCTGTTGCTCACCTTGCTGGCGAAGGACAGCTGA
- a CDS encoding sensor histidine kinase codes for MKHNDVGEPVEQSAAVDEVVAVKGIIQDQNPVDFYALGVAGCIDRLAAPLRRAGVTVHWHTPHHGIEISSSAAGLLYHVAQEAFSNTLNYANASELTIRLNAVYHGIQLTITDDGDGFEIHAAPSGRRHGFGLLLMSIAVHDAGGTVDIDSAVGRGTSVRVTLPLD; via the coding sequence ATGAAGCACAACGATGTGGGGGAACCAGTGGAACAGTCAGCAGCCGTCGACGAGGTGGTGGCCGTGAAGGGCATCATCCAGGACCAGAACCCCGTGGATTTCTATGCGTTGGGTGTCGCAGGGTGCATCGACCGCCTTGCCGCGCCGCTTCGCCGCGCCGGTGTCACGGTCCACTGGCATACTCCCCACCACGGCATCGAGATCTCGTCCTCCGCCGCAGGGCTCCTGTACCATGTGGCGCAGGAAGCGTTCAGCAACACGTTGAACTACGCCAACGCCAGTGAACTCACCATCCGCCTCAACGCTGTCTACCATGGCATCCAGCTCACCATCACGGACGACGGCGACGGCTTCGAGATCCACGCTGCGCCCAGCGGCCGCAGGCATGGTTTTGGATTGCTGTTGATGTCTATCGCCGTTCACGACGCCGGCGGGACAGTCGACATCGACTCCGCGGTTGGGCGGGGCACCAGTGTCCGGGTGACACTGCCGCTGGATTGA
- a CDS encoding transglycosylase domain-containing protein, whose protein sequence is MARNNRGPLGLGKVLLRIFGFFFVSLLCGVLISGFVVPVVALTSTTVGGSIGFYESLPSQLDVESPSLSSKVVTADGQLIATFFAENRVKVPLEDMSPFIREAIVAIEDSRFYEHPGVDAHGIMRALTSNLTKGTKQGASTLTQQYVTNVLNESRLSQGRPEDVVLSGEKTVGDKLREIKLALELEKRFSKDQILEGYLNIVFFNRNAYGIEAASRYFFSTSAAELTLPQAALLAGLVNGPSIYDPTVDPAAALARRNLVLDRMLEQGKITPVDHGVAVATPVELNITPSLQGCAGAAIATYFCDYISHLILNNEAYGDTVQDRERLLYRGGLTITTTLDSRLQAIAQQQVDASAGDNPDKWGAAMTTVQPGTGKVLAMAQNTVFVPQEGKFDTQLNFNVDAKDENGYDLNGAGGFQPGSTMKPFIYAEWLNEGKNPTAVVDASRRVYPVGFPWRSSCGKVLGGYSTAQKAQNLGADDDLQNNDPGYYRPMPINYGLYNSINTATFATAAQLDFCGIQRMVDTVGLHSGLDNAPINMHQIGNLLGSIGVAPLVLASAYATFANDGTYCKPIAITEISDAQGREYEAQTPECREAVKPAVARGVNAVLQDVLKMGSGVYIEPKVQSRVPVAAKTGTSNNNGATWVAGYTTALATASFFGDTTAGQQRAGQNVTINGKFYKSLDGYMIAGPQWANYMMEATALYPSGPFVAPAPSPAQQPSTSPAAPQR, encoded by the coding sequence ATGGCGCGGAACAACAGAGGACCACTGGGTCTGGGCAAGGTCCTGTTAAGGATCTTCGGGTTCTTCTTCGTGAGCCTGCTCTGCGGGGTGTTGATCTCCGGCTTCGTGGTCCCGGTGGTTGCCCTCACCAGCACAACCGTGGGTGGGTCCATAGGTTTCTACGAGAGTCTTCCCAGCCAGCTCGACGTGGAGTCACCTTCCCTTTCCAGCAAGGTGGTCACCGCTGACGGCCAACTCATCGCCACGTTTTTCGCCGAGAACAGGGTCAAGGTTCCTCTCGAGGACATGTCGCCGTTCATCCGCGAAGCAATCGTAGCCATCGAAGACAGCCGTTTCTACGAGCATCCGGGTGTGGATGCGCACGGAATCATGCGGGCGCTGACCTCCAACCTGACCAAAGGAACCAAGCAGGGGGCCTCCACGCTGACGCAGCAGTACGTCACCAACGTGCTTAACGAGTCCCGGCTTTCACAGGGCCGCCCCGAGGACGTAGTACTCAGCGGCGAGAAAACAGTGGGAGACAAGCTGCGCGAGATCAAGCTCGCCCTGGAACTGGAGAAACGCTTCAGCAAGGACCAGATCCTTGAGGGATACCTGAACATCGTGTTCTTCAACAGGAATGCTTACGGCATCGAAGCTGCGTCCCGCTACTTCTTCAGCACCTCCGCCGCGGAGCTGACACTGCCCCAGGCGGCGCTGTTGGCAGGCCTGGTGAATGGTCCCAGCATCTACGACCCCACGGTCGACCCGGCGGCAGCACTGGCCAGGCGCAACCTGGTACTGGACCGGATGCTCGAACAGGGGAAGATCACCCCCGTGGACCATGGCGTGGCTGTGGCAACACCGGTGGAATTGAACATCACTCCATCCCTTCAAGGATGTGCCGGTGCTGCCATTGCCACGTATTTCTGCGATTACATCTCGCACCTCATCCTTAACAACGAGGCCTACGGTGACACGGTGCAGGATCGTGAACGGCTCCTGTATCGCGGCGGCCTCACCATCACCACCACACTGGACAGCAGGCTCCAGGCCATCGCCCAGCAACAGGTGGACGCATCCGCCGGTGATAACCCGGACAAATGGGGTGCTGCCATGACCACCGTGCAGCCAGGTACCGGTAAGGTCCTGGCGATGGCCCAGAACACGGTGTTCGTTCCACAAGAGGGGAAGTTCGACACCCAGCTGAACTTCAACGTGGATGCAAAAGACGAGAACGGCTACGACCTGAACGGCGCCGGAGGTTTCCAGCCCGGTTCCACCATGAAGCCCTTCATCTATGCGGAGTGGCTCAACGAAGGCAAGAACCCCACCGCCGTGGTGGACGCATCACGGCGGGTATACCCCGTGGGCTTCCCTTGGCGTTCCAGTTGCGGCAAGGTGCTGGGCGGCTACAGTACGGCACAGAAGGCACAAAACCTTGGCGCGGATGACGACCTGCAGAACAACGACCCTGGCTACTACCGCCCCATGCCCATCAACTACGGCCTCTACAACTCCATCAATACGGCCACTTTCGCCACGGCGGCACAGCTGGACTTCTGCGGAATCCAGCGGATGGTGGACACAGTTGGCCTGCACAGCGGGCTGGACAATGCCCCAATCAACATGCACCAGATCGGCAATCTACTGGGCTCCATCGGCGTCGCGCCTCTTGTGTTGGCGAGCGCCTACGCCACCTTCGCCAATGACGGCACCTACTGCAAGCCCATCGCCATCACGGAGATCAGCGACGCCCAGGGCAGGGAATACGAAGCGCAGACGCCGGAATGCCGTGAAGCCGTCAAGCCGGCTGTGGCACGGGGCGTAAATGCCGTACTCCAGGATGTGCTCAAGATGGGATCCGGCGTCTACATCGAACCCAAGGTCCAAAGCAGGGTCCCGGTAGCCGCCAAGACCGGAACGTCCAACAACAACGGCGCCACCTGGGTGGCCGGGTACACGACGGCGCTCGCCACGGCGTCGTTCTTTGGGGACACGACGGCGGGACAACAGCGGGCGGGCCAGAACGTCACCATCAACGGCAAGTTCTACAAATCCTTGGACGGCTACATGATCGCCGGTCCGCAATGGGCGAACTACATGATGGAAGCCACGGCGCTCTACCCGAGCGGACCCTTTGTAGCTCCTGCTCCCTCACCCGCCCAACAGCCCAGCACCAGTCCGGCAGCGCCGCAACGGTAG
- a CDS encoding glutamine amidotransferase, which translates to MKPFLLLATRAEDAAADDEYQAYLRYCGLKPDELIRIRLESGPLPPLELSDYSGVIVGGSPYTSSDPVEEKSADQVRVETELSSLLDRIVAEDFPFLGACYGVGTLGVHQGAVIDRRFGEPVGATEITLTTEGDRDPLLKGLPHRFEAFVGHKEACSQLPPNAVLLASSEACPVHMFRIKNNLYATQFHPELDADGLITRINIYKNAGYFPPHEADELIETARKSSVTEPMRVLRNFTERYAR; encoded by the coding sequence GTGAAGCCCTTCCTATTGCTGGCTACCCGCGCCGAAGACGCCGCAGCAGATGACGAGTACCAGGCTTACCTACGCTACTGCGGACTGAAACCGGACGAATTGATCCGGATCCGGCTGGAATCCGGGCCTTTGCCGCCTCTTGAACTGTCGGACTACTCCGGGGTGATCGTGGGTGGAAGTCCCTACACCTCTAGCGATCCTGTGGAGGAGAAGAGCGCAGACCAGGTCCGGGTTGAGACGGAACTCTCATCCCTCCTGGACAGGATCGTGGCGGAAGACTTCCCCTTCCTGGGTGCCTGCTACGGTGTCGGCACGCTGGGAGTGCACCAGGGCGCAGTCATTGACCGGCGCTTCGGAGAGCCGGTGGGAGCTACGGAGATCACCCTGACGACGGAAGGGGACCGGGATCCGCTGCTGAAGGGTCTCCCGCACCGGTTCGAGGCCTTCGTCGGCCACAAGGAAGCGTGCAGCCAGCTGCCCCCGAACGCAGTATTGCTGGCCAGCTCGGAGGCCTGCCCCGTGCACATGTTCCGCATCAAGAACAACCTCTACGCAACCCAGTTCCACCCCGAGCTGGACGCCGACGGACTCATCACGCGGATCAACATCTACAAGAACGCCGGATATTTCCCGCCCCACGAAGCCGATGAACTCATCGAGACAGCCCGGAAATCGTCCGTGACAGAGCCCATGCGCGTGCTCAGGAATTTCACGGAGCGCTACGCCCGCTAG
- a CDS encoding MFS transporter, which yields MTQDPSVVETPSPTASPAERQQPRKIPWGGLLVLAAAGFTAVTTELLPSGLLPQISRDLGVDESAVGSLTAVYAAIIVFTALPLSRFLAGRVPRKTLLIATVLAFALSNVLLALSPELGWAIGARLLGGIAHGMLWSSMAPYVARIVPAHSVGKSMAVVFSGNSIALAVGAPIGTLMGSLMTWRASFLVLAGVGVLLAVLAFWLLPGAHDNASQKAPSLRAAMKLPGVIAVAIAWPLLLLAHFTLFTYVAPFLLASGLPESATSISLSVVGIASLVGIWIAGMTADSRPRASVIAAVGLLTLAFALLPALGGTWVGAFGLMTLWGIAFGAVGIYNQAAILRAGGEHKDAANGLTVVTIQLGIAVGAVYGAFALTTVGAQLVPLAAAVPTAIALVIIIASRRGGYPAGPREKRR from the coding sequence TTGACGCAGGACCCTTCGGTCGTCGAAACACCATCGCCCACGGCGTCACCCGCTGAAAGGCAGCAGCCCAGGAAGATCCCCTGGGGCGGACTGCTTGTGCTGGCAGCGGCCGGGTTTACTGCGGTAACCACCGAGCTTCTTCCATCCGGCTTGCTTCCGCAAATCAGCCGCGACCTCGGTGTCGACGAGTCGGCAGTTGGTTCGCTGACCGCCGTGTATGCGGCGATCATCGTCTTCACGGCGCTCCCCCTATCCCGGTTCCTGGCCGGCAGGGTTCCCCGCAAGACGCTGCTGATCGCCACCGTGCTGGCTTTTGCGCTCAGCAATGTCCTGCTGGCGTTGAGCCCCGAGCTGGGGTGGGCGATCGGGGCCAGGCTACTCGGCGGCATCGCGCACGGGATGCTGTGGTCCAGCATGGCGCCCTACGTGGCACGAATCGTTCCGGCACACTCCGTGGGTAAATCCATGGCCGTGGTGTTCAGCGGCAACAGCATCGCACTTGCAGTGGGGGCTCCCATCGGCACACTCATGGGTTCACTGATGACCTGGCGTGCTTCCTTCCTGGTTCTCGCGGGCGTGGGCGTGCTGCTGGCCGTGTTGGCTTTCTGGCTCCTTCCCGGCGCTCACGACAACGCCAGCCAGAAGGCTCCGTCCCTGCGTGCTGCCATGAAACTGCCGGGCGTCATCGCCGTGGCCATCGCCTGGCCCCTCCTGCTCCTGGCCCACTTCACCCTGTTCACCTACGTGGCGCCCTTCCTACTGGCTTCCGGGCTGCCGGAATCGGCCACCAGCATCTCCCTGTCCGTGGTGGGAATCGCCAGCCTGGTGGGGATTTGGATTGCCGGCATGACCGCCGACTCCCGTCCACGTGCCTCGGTGATTGCCGCCGTCGGACTCCTGACTCTTGCCTTCGCCCTGCTGCCGGCACTGGGCGGCACCTGGGTGGGGGCGTTCGGGCTGATGACGCTGTGGGGTATCGCGTTCGGCGCGGTGGGCATCTACAACCAGGCAGCGATTCTCCGGGCCGGCGGCGAGCACAAGGACGCTGCCAATGGCCTCACCGTGGTGACCATCCAACTGGGGATCGCCGTCGGGGCTGTCTATGGCGCGTTCGCCCTCACCACGGTGGGCGCCCAGCTGGTGCCCCTGGCCGCGGCGGTTCCGACAGCGATAGCGCTGGTCATCATCATCGCCAGCAGGCGCGGCGGCTACCCGGCCGGACCCCGGGAGAAGCGCCGTTAA
- a CDS encoding ammonium transporter translates to MEISAQNVWMMLSAAMVLFMTPGLGLFYGGMTRAKAALNMIMMSFISAGIVGVVWVLWGYSMTTGDGFLGLFGNPFAHFGLQDLVGTPDLIKATFAATFAIITVALISGAIADRAKFGAWALFVPIWITVVYCPLAYMVWGGGLMSAGGAVTEVFGQVIDFAGGAVVEVSSGTAAFVLALIVGKRHGFAKDPNHRPHNVPFIMIGAAILWFGWFGFNGGAATTAEQAGLIWVNTLVTPAAAMLSWLVVEKVRHGHPTSLGAASGVVAGLVAITPSCANISPLAALGLGLVAGAACAVFVDLKYKFGFDDSLDVVGVHFGAGVIGTLSLGFIAFPQDGVAGGLFYGGGPQQLVAQLVAVVITIALSGVGTLVIGRIINKTIGFRVPHEHEITGVDLTQHAESAYEFGLTAHGHFRQQQAHLSALLKGKPAAATPEAKEDSFA, encoded by the coding sequence GTGGAGATCTCTGCGCAGAACGTCTGGATGATGTTGTCGGCGGCAATGGTGCTCTTCATGACCCCCGGCCTCGGCCTGTTCTACGGCGGCATGACCCGCGCCAAGGCAGCACTGAACATGATCATGATGAGCTTCATCTCCGCGGGGATCGTGGGTGTTGTCTGGGTCCTTTGGGGCTACTCGATGACTACCGGTGATGGCTTCCTGGGCCTGTTCGGCAACCCCTTCGCACACTTCGGCCTGCAGGATCTGGTGGGCACGCCCGACCTCATCAAGGCCACCTTCGCAGCGACCTTCGCCATCATCACCGTTGCCCTCATCAGCGGCGCCATAGCCGACCGGGCCAAGTTCGGTGCCTGGGCATTGTTCGTGCCGATCTGGATCACCGTTGTCTACTGCCCGCTGGCATACATGGTGTGGGGCGGCGGCCTGATGAGCGCCGGCGGGGCCGTGACTGAAGTCTTCGGCCAGGTCATCGACTTCGCCGGCGGTGCGGTAGTTGAGGTCAGCTCGGGAACTGCCGCTTTCGTCCTCGCATTGATCGTGGGAAAGCGCCATGGATTCGCCAAGGACCCCAACCACCGCCCGCACAACGTCCCCTTCATCATGATCGGCGCAGCAATCCTGTGGTTCGGCTGGTTCGGTTTCAACGGCGGCGCTGCCACCACTGCCGAGCAGGCCGGCCTGATCTGGGTCAACACCTTGGTAACTCCGGCAGCGGCCATGCTGAGCTGGCTTGTGGTCGAGAAGGTCCGCCACGGACACCCCACCTCCCTGGGTGCAGCGTCCGGCGTCGTGGCCGGCCTGGTTGCGATCACCCCTTCCTGCGCCAACATCAGCCCGCTGGCCGCCCTGGGCCTGGGTTTGGTGGCCGGTGCTGCCTGCGCGGTGTTCGTTGACCTGAAGTACAAGTTCGGTTTCGACGATTCCCTCGACGTCGTTGGCGTGCACTTCGGCGCCGGTGTCATCGGCACCCTGTCCCTGGGCTTCATCGCCTTCCCCCAGGACGGTGTGGCCGGCGGCCTCTTCTACGGTGGCGGCCCCCAGCAGCTCGTTGCGCAGCTCGTGGCTGTCGTGATCACCATTGCCCTCTCCGGTGTGGGCACCTTGGTCATTGGCCGGATCATCAACAAGACCATCGGCTTCCGGGTCCCGCACGAGCACGAAATCACCGGCGTCGACCTCACCCAGCATGCCGAGTCCGCTTACGAGTTCGGCCTCACTGCGCACGGCCACTTCCGCCAGCAGCAGGCGCACCTGTCCGCGCTGCTCAAGGGAAAGCCCGCCGCGGCCACTCCGGAGGCCAAGGAAGACAGCTTCGCCTAA
- a CDS encoding DnaJ family domain-containing protein, whose translation MSAGNNAFRRKLERGAELRAVRGWGGNAQEDAELEAADAEEREKRRKVDDAARVEYLIRDAMNQGKFDNLKYAGKPIPGLGEHYDPDWWVKGLIQRERLSGIGPPAILLRIEDAELDAKLDQQYSEKQVRDILEDFNKRVIEARRQLQGGPPVITKLRDVDAELERWRQRRAAASPPEPEPQAPGKRSFWQRLWNGSG comes from the coding sequence ATGAGTGCCGGGAACAACGCTTTCAGGCGGAAGCTGGAGCGCGGGGCCGAACTGCGGGCCGTACGCGGCTGGGGCGGCAACGCCCAGGAGGACGCCGAGCTTGAGGCCGCGGACGCCGAAGAACGCGAGAAGCGCCGAAAGGTGGATGACGCGGCCCGCGTCGAATACCTGATCCGGGACGCCATGAACCAAGGGAAGTTCGACAACCTCAAGTACGCCGGCAAACCGATCCCCGGGCTCGGCGAGCACTACGATCCCGACTGGTGGGTCAAGGGACTCATCCAGCGCGAACGGCTGAGCGGGATCGGCCCTCCTGCCATCCTGCTGCGCATTGAAGACGCCGAACTGGACGCGAAGCTGGATCAGCAATACAGCGAGAAACAAGTCCGGGACATCCTCGAGGACTTCAACAAACGCGTGATTGAGGCCCGGAGGCAGCTCCAAGGCGGGCCGCCGGTCATCACGAAACTCAGGGATGTGGATGCCGAACTCGAACGGTGGCGGCAGCGGCGCGCGGCTGCCTCTCCGCCGGAGCCGGAACCGCAGGCGCCGGGCAAGCGAAGCTTTTGGCAGCGCCTCTGGAACGGCTCGGGCTAA